Sequence from the Verrucomicrobiales bacterium genome:
TATGGCCTGGATTTAGTGGAGGCTTATGGACGGTTGCCCAAGCTGGTCGAGAGCGCGCACATTCCGGTGCAGAGCGGCAGCAACCGAATGTTGAAAGCCATGCATCGCGGGTACACCCGGGAGCGCTTCCTCGAGATTGTCCAGCGCCTGCGACACGTGCGTCCGGGCATGGGGCTGACCACCGACATCATTGTTGGGTTTCCCGGCGAAACGGAGGAAGACTATCTCGAGACCGAATCGCTGGTGCGCGAGGCGGAGTTCGACAACGCCTATATCTTTCGCTATTCCCAGCGTCGGGACACTCCGGCGGCGTCCCTTCCGGATCAGCTGCCCGATGAGGTTAAAGAGGAGCGCAATCAGCGCCTGCTCGCGTTGATCGAGAACGTGGGGGGGAAGCGTTACGAAGCCTGCGTGGGCAAGCGCATGGAGATTTTGGTGGAAGGACCGAGCAAGCGCAACGCAGCTCGGCTCATGGGGCGCACTCGATGCAATCGCATCGTGATCTTTGAGGGATCGGAGCGGCATCAGGGGCAGGTGATGGATGTGCAGATCACCCGGTATGGCAGCTACACGTTGTATGGGGATCCGGCGATCGTGAACCTGGGTTTGGATCCGATGGGTTGATCGACGCGGTGGTGATTCCCCGGGACTGACGAGCCCCAGGGCTTGCTTTCTCCTTGCCTGGCGGCGGGGAAACTCTGTTCATTGAGTGATGCGCACCGCCGCTCAGTTTTCGATGGTGTGGGTCACAGCGCCTGATCGGAAGACGGCTCGTCGCTTGGCTCAGGCCGCTCTCTCGGCTCGCCTGGTTGCGTGCGCCAATCTCGTGCCTGGCATCGAGTCGCACTACTGGTGGCAGGGTAAGCTGACCCGATCCCAAGAGGTATTGATCGTATTTAAGACCTCCCGCACTTCAGTGAAGGCTCTAGAGGCTCTGGTTCTCGAGCTGCACCCGTACGACACTCCCGAAGTCATCGAGGTGGGCTTGTCTCGCGGAACACTTCGCTACCTGGATTGGATCGCCGATAGTGTGTCGAGCCGACCGTCGCGCCGAGCTCGCTCCCGTTCATGAAACCCTTCTCCCGAGTCGATCACAACTCCCTGCTCTGGGCTTTCGCCTGGGCAATGCTGGTGTCGATGCCCATGACGCCGGACTGTCTGGCTCAGGAGTCGGTCTTGCTGAGGGAGTTTGGACGGTTCCGGGCGGCGACCAACTCGGTGAATGGAGTGGTCACTTGGGAATCTGACCCGATTCGAGCCCGCAAAGATTGGAACTCGCTGATCGTTTCTTGGAACGCCGAGACCCCGGGCGGCGGAGGTTTGGAGTTCCACGCGAGCGGCATCTATGGCGATCGTCCTACCGCATTCTACTCCCTGGGGATTTGGTCGGAGTCGACCAACGGAGTCGGACGTCACAGCTTCGGAACCCAGCGGGACCAGAACGGTCATGTGGCGACCGACGTGTTGAGTCTGGAACGTCCGTGTCGCGCCGTACGGCTGAGAATTGTTCACCATCCCGGGAAGGGCGGGGTCCTTCCCCGGCTCCGTCTGGTGGCGCTGTCTTTCTTTAACACCACGGCGGCAGCTCAAGCTCGCCCGCCGAACCGGCGGGTGTGGGGAGTCAATCTACCGGTGCCGGGAACGTCCCAGCATGCTTACGTGGGTGGGAAAGTGTGGTGCAGCCCGACGTCTCTTTCCATGGTGATGGCCTATTGGTCGGAGCGATTGCATCGGCCGGAATTGCGCCGGGAGGTTCCGGAGGTCGCCGCTGGCGTTTATGATTCGGTTTATCGCGGAACGGGCAATTGGCCGTTCAACACTGCGTTTGCGGGACGTTCGCCGGCTCTGGAGGCCTACGTGACTCGTCTGCCGGACCTCCGGGCCGTGGAGGATTTGATCGCTCAGAGGGTGCCGGTGATCATCTCGGTGTCGCTCGGACGTTTGCGGGAACGTCCACCCACGTCGGATGACGGTCATTTGGTGGTGGT
This genomic interval carries:
- a CDS encoding divalent-cation tolerance protein CutA, which encodes MRTAAQFSMVWVTAPDRKTARRLAQAALSARLVACANLVPGIESHYWWQGKLTRSQEVLIVFKTSRTSVKALEALVLELHPYDTPEVIEVGLSRGTLRYLDWIADSVSSRPSRRARSRS
- a CDS encoding peptidase C39 family protein encodes the protein MKPFSRVDHNSLLWAFAWAMLVSMPMTPDCLAQESVLLREFGRFRAATNSVNGVVTWESDPIRARKDWNSLIVSWNAETPGGGGLEFHASGIYGDRPTAFYSLGIWSESTNGVGRHSFGTQRDQNGHVATDVLSLERPCRAVRLRIVHHPGKGGVLPRLRLVALSFFNTTAAAQARPPNRRVWGVNLPVPGTSQHAYVGGKVWCSPTSLSMVMAYWSERLHRPELRREVPEVAAGVYDSVYRGTGNWPFNTAFAGRSPALEAYVTRLPDLRAVEDLIAQRVPVIISVSLGRLRERPPTSDDGHLVVVTGFDAAGDVWINDPDTTYPLMPHRPVNRLHPRRAVEAAWATSHRTAYLIQPETARSQPTKRPDVSH